One Deltaproteobacteria bacterium genomic window, CCGTGTTTCCAATTCGAGGTCGAAGGACAACTCGTTCGTCTGTCTCGATACCGCCTGGATGCGCCTCGAGAACCGGTCGGCGTCCCTACTCCGCGGCCGCTTCTCGACGTTGACGCGGGTCGCGGAGAGCACCAAGGCCGCATCACGCCGGGTCGAAGCTGATCCGAAGCCTGGTGCCCGTGGCGCGGGCGATCCTCTCCAGGGTCCGGGTCGACGGCTGGATGCGGCCGCTCTCCAGCCGGGCCACGACCGACTGTGTCGTCTCCATACGTTCAGCCAACTCGGCCTGGGTCAGCGCGGCGCGCCTGCGGGCCTCGATCAGCATGCGCGCCAACGCGAACTCCGGCTCGAGACGATCATATGCCTCCCGGTACTCGGGGGCCTTGCTCCATTCCCTGTGCAGTTCCGATACCTTGGTCATGGCAGTATCTCCCCTGCGCGCCTGAGCGCCAATTCAATCTCACGTTTTGGTGTCCGCCGCGTCTTCTTGAGAAATGCGCGCACCACGACCACCCGTCTGTTCCTGGCCGTGACATAGAGCGCCCGCGATGTCCCGTCACGGCCGCTCATGCGCATTTCCCATAGCGGGCCGGTAAGGTGCCTGACATGGGGCGCGTCCATGCGTTCGAGGCCGACCGCGGAGATCAACTGGCAGATGCGCACGAAGCGCGCCCGCATATCGTGCGGCAACGCATGCAACTCCGCATCCACGGTCTTGTTGAGGGTCGCGACGGTCCATGTCATGTGCTCCGTCATTGTATCGCAAATTTGCTATGTGCGCCATAGCGGAAGGCCTTTCG contains:
- a CDS encoding helix-turn-helix transcriptional regulator; protein product: MTKVSELHREWSKAPEYREAYDRLEPEFALARMLIEARRRAALTQAELAERMETTQSVVARLESGRIQPSTRTLERIARATGTRLRISFDPA
- a CDS encoding type II toxin-antitoxin system RelE/ParE family toxin, producing the protein MTWTVATLNKTVDAELHALPHDMRARFVRICQLISAVGLERMDAPHVRHLTGPLWEMRMSGRDGTSRALYVTARNRRVVVVRAFLKKTRRTPKREIELALRRAGEILP